TTTCTAGTGGTGTCAAAGGTGAAAGAAGAATGTGTATGGAAGCATGAAAGACATGGAAAATCTGGCAGGGGTTCCTTTCCCTCTGTAGTAATGGTCACCGAAGATACGGAAAGGCCAGAACTTAGATAGATAAGGCATGATTATGTTCATATGAgatctgtgtgtgttttttgattTTCAGTTTAAGAGTTCTAAATGTAATGtttaaagaagtaaaatgtagttttgaacatttttcttttcttcttaagtcTGTAAAAATATGTTACCCTAGAGGAattgcacagacacacacacacacaaacacagacacagatacacacacaattgatttttcttgtatttttgcaGGAAGGCGTGGAAGCTGAAAAGAAAGCTATTTCTCTCCTTTCTAAATTACGGAATGAATTGCAAACAGATAAACCAATTATCCCCTTGGTTGAGAAATTTGTTGATACTGATATATGGAATCAGTACCTGGAATATCAACAGAGTCTTTTAAATGAAAGTGATGGAAAATCAAGATGGTTCTACTCACCATGGTTATTCGTAGAATGTTACATGTATCGTAGAATTCATGAAGCAATTATCCAGAGGTATGTATGTAATCATCAACTAGCAAATGTTTAGAAATTTATACTTTTTCTGAAATTGTAAAAggataagtttaaaaataaacaccagTGGAAACTTGAATTTGGTTGAGTTTAGCAAATCTTAATAGCATTGTTGGACATTTCTACAAatgttactgatggacatttctaCAGCTGTTACCGATTTAACAGATTCTTGGCAATTATAATCCACTTGCCTAGAATAGACATAAgagtaaatatcttttttttttttttttttgagacggagtctcgctctgtcgcccaggctggagtgcagtggcctgatctcagctcactgcaagctctgcctcccgggttcacgccattctcctgcctcagcctcccgagtagctgggactacaggcgcccgccaacacgcctggctaattttttgtattttagtagagacggggtttcaccgtgttagccaggatggtctcgatctcctgacctcgtgatccgcccgtctcggcctcccaaagtgctggcattacaggcttgagccaccgcgcccggcccaagagtAAATATCTAAAGTACGAATTGGCCAGGCCCTgaggttcacacttgtaatcccagcactttgggagactgaggtgggcagattgcttaaggttgggagttcgagaccaacctggccagcataacaaaacctgtctctactaaaaataaaaaaattagcaaggcatggtggcatgggcctgtaatcccagctacctgggaggctgaggaatgggaattgcttgaacctgggagacagaggttgcagtgtgccaaaatcttgcctctgtactccagcctgagcaacagggtgaaactctgtctcaataaaatagataaataaaacatgaattaaTTAAAGATTCTAATAAAGACATAGAATAAAAGAAGTTTTGCTTATTgagtaaaaaatgttaatttgaaaTAGTTGCATATATATTAATCAGGATGGGACAAAGTAAGCAtatgttttgtttattaaaatagataataaacaTGTTACAACTTATTTGGTTTAAGGAGTCATGAGAACAGTGAATCATGCAATTGTATTACAGTCTTaatctttcatcatttttaaaaaaacgttAGTTtaggaaaagattttaaaagtacgCGTGTTTCAAAGTAGCTTTTTATAGACTggtttgtattatttaatttttcctagGAAAACATCTGATAGAGAACTagtttttaggccaggcatggtggctcacgcctggaatcccaacactttgggaggctaaggcaggtggatcactcgaggtcaggaatttgagactagcctggtgaacatggcaaaaccccgtctctacagaaaatatgtaattacccaggtgtggtggcacattcctgtattcccagctacccgggaggctgaggcaggagaatcacttgaacctgggaggcggaggctgcagtagccgagattacaccaccgcactccatgctaggcgacaaagcgagactgtttaaaaaaaacaaaaaactgttattTATAGTGCCAAAGAAAAGTTAATGGGGATTATTGGATTATCCTTAATGATCACAGGTTCCAAAAATCCAGGTTTGTTGACTAAGAGGAATCCTTTAGTATCTATTCGTAAACATAGCATAGGAAAATTTAAAGTCATCAAGTCAGCActaattgtaaataaaattattttgggaaACATATGGAACTTTAAAATCTGTTCATTAGCTTTTTTGTCTtaatcttacacacacacacacacacacacacacacatatatatatattttatgttgtttgagatggagtctcgctctgtcgcccaggctggagtacagtggcgcaatcttggcttgctacaacctctgccttcaggttcaagcagttctcctgcctcagcctccccagtagctgggattacagacgcctgccaccttgcctgactaattttttttttttttttttttggtatttttagtagagaggggtttcgttatgttggccaggctggtcttgaactcctgaccccaggtgatcctcccacctcatcctcccaaagtgctgggattacaggcatgaaccaccacgcccagcctatatatattttttcatatcacaatttgttgttttttctgataGGTAGGTTTTAGAACTTCTGGTCTAAAAGCAAAATACCCTAGTAAAACTCTGGTGCatgccgggtatggtggctcacacctgtaatcccagcactttgggaagctgaggtgggcggatcacaaggtcaagagatcaagaccatcctggccaacatgctgaaaccccgtctctactaaaaatacaaaaattaactggacgtggtggtgcgcgcctgtagtcccagctactcagcaagctgaggcaggagaatcacttgaacccaggaggcggaggttgcagtgagctgagatcgcaccactgcactccagcctaggtgaaagggcaagactctgtctcaaaaaaaaaaaaaaaacctccggTGCACTGCTTGGCATGGAGAAGGCACCATGTAAGGAGCTGTCAGTAACTAGCAATGTTCTAGTGACTGCGCAGCCCAGTGAAATGTAGGCGTTGTTAtggtccattttacagttgaggtgACTGAGGATCAGACAGATTCCTAACATGTCCAAGGTGACATGGCTAGTAGATGGTAGAACCAGGATTTGAGCCTGGACTGTGTGAATCAGATTAGAGTTCTTATTCAACCATTCTTCCCAAATAGTAGATTTAGATGCCTGCCAAGGACTGAGAGTAGTCTGAAGTTCGGGGTGATGGTttcataattttggaaaatatctgTGGTATGAGCCAAAGCTGCCAAAGTGTTGAAAGACTGGGTGGCACCTTGAGCAGGGTTGGTGGAGTTTGGGCTTTTAAGGCAAGAGCAATGCTGTTTCTGAATTTGATTTTAGAGATTGATCAGGTTCAGAGACTAAAAGTACCTAGAGCAGATTTTCACAAACCTGGCTGCACATTTATGACCCAGTGGGGGGAAAGGAAGGCGGCTTCAAAAATGCATGtttttagccaggcacagtggctcacgcctgtgatctcagcactttgggaggccgaggcgggtggatcacctgaggtcaggagtttgagaccagcctggccaacgtggtgaaaccccgtctctactaaaaatacaaaaattagtcaggcatggtgatgggcacttgtaatcccagctactcaggaggctgaggcaggagaatcacttgaacccaggagttggaggttgcagtgagtcaagatcatgctattgtactccagcctgggtgacaagagtgaaactccgtctcaaaaaaaccccacgTAGTTTTAGATTATTATGTTGGAATAAATACAGATTGCTTAATTGATCTGGGGTGGGGCTTGGGTGTCAGTTTTTCTTTCGGAAGCTCAGGGAGTGATGATAGCCACTGGTTCAGCGAACAGATTGTTAAATGGGATAGAGGGAACATGCAGCTTTAAGTTCAAGAAACTAGAATGTTGCACAGTCACGGATGTAGAACTCTTCCCAAAGTGATTTCTGTGGCAGATAAAGAACCATCTTACAATGGAGCTAGCACTGAAGTCGTTCTGAAATGTCTAATTTTTGGGTTCTTGTGTGGGGGATCGCTATCCTAGGTCAATGGCAACTCCAAACTGACCAGCTTTTATAGCAGACATATTTACGTTAATTTACTATTTTATGCTGAAACATGCTTTGATAGTCTGCCAGTCTAAATTAAGATTCAAAGTTTTAGCCATATGTGAAATTTAAACATATTAAGTACATACACTTCAGATATTGAAAGgtgaaaatatagagaaaatattaaatttttttaaaaactttaataaagtgtaatatacatatagaaaaatgcGCATGCCTTATATGTTCAAGAACATACTTGTGTACCCAGTGCCCAGATCAAGAGGCAGAATCTTACAGACCCCAGAAGTCCACTTTGAGTCTCCTTCCAGTCACCGCCATCATTACCCCTCAAGGATAACCGTTGTTCTGACCTGtgttagttttgcctgttttttaactTTACTGAAACGAAATGATACAGTATATagttttgtgtctggcttctttcactcatttttatGTTTGTGAGACTCATCCATATGTTACAATATAATTATAGatcattcattctcattgcttTATAATATTGTGTTATATGAACGTATTACAATCTGTTTACTCCATTGTGATGGATATTTGAGTACTTTTCAGTTTGGAGTTGTTAGGAagaatgctgctataaacattctaaCACTTTTTTGCTGAACATATGGATGAATACATCTGTTGGGTATATCCCTAGAAGTGAATCACTGGGTCATAGTGTGTGTACATACGCAGCTTTAGTAGATTCTAAAATAGCAAACATTCTAAAATGAGAATTTATATATAGTTATGTGAGTTTACTCTcttaaatacaagaaataaagCTCATTCTTACTATGAGGTGTGACTTTAATGAATGGTTTGTTAATAAAACATTAGAACATTTTTTATTAGAACCTTTTGTAGAGGTccagtaaatctttttttttttttttttttttttgtagtaaatcTTTTAGGCATAGGGGCCATGTGGTCTCTGTTGCAGCTGCTGAACCTGTCGttgcagtgtgaaagcagccTTAAATAATATGTAAGAATGAGCAAGGCCGTGTTCTAAAGAAACTTTATTtaatggacactgaaatttgaatttcatgtatcACAAAATACTACTTTTCTGTCACATTGTTTTCAgccattcaaaaatataaaaaccattcttagcatGTGAGTCAGACAAAACAGGTGGTGGACCGGATTGGATCTGTGCATCCgaatgatatttgtctttttaagtcACCTTGAGAGACTGATGGATTTCAGCAGTGCTGCCATTGCCAAAACCATTTTTGAATTATTTGGAACTTCTTTCAGAGCCAGTTTACatgcctcaaaaagaaaatttagtcttctgtttttttagttactcatttttgattaaaaaaaaaagtttttatccACTTTGATCACACACCTCATTCTACTGAAGTCACTCCGAGTGACTTTTGgctgtttccaaaaataaattgaCTCCAAAGGATGAAGATATGTGATCACTGACAGGAGGTTTAATGATGTGCCACAAGTTCTGAAGAAAATTCCACAAGAGGAATTCCAAAAGTGCTCTGAGCAATGGCAGTGCCCTTGGAATAAGGGTGTAGCTTCTCGAGGTGACTGACTGGCCGGAAGGAGGCAGCCATCATTCAGATGTTTAAATACTGGtatgttatttaaaacaaaacaaaacaaaacaaatcaagcCCATTACATCGGTCTTAGATTGTTTTTACCCTAACATGAATGGCCCATGGAAAAAGTAGCTGATTTGGAAGACCTAATAATCTGAATGTCTTTTATATTCAATTCAGTAAAGTTTATTAAATCAGTATTTATATCTTCTTAGTTATGATTTTCTTAGGCCAATATGATATGATTTAATCTCTCGTTGGAAAACATGAAGGTGTAGTCGTGTCACATACATCACCTTTGGTTAAAGTTGCCCAAAAATACCTAAATATTAGTGATGAAAAATTATCATTCTTCTAAAACGTACAATAGTATTAAATCTGATTTATCTTAAGTACTCATTGTATTTTCATCATACTCTGTGTTTCATTCTGTTAATGATTGCTGCATTGTATTCAAATATTCTGTTTATATTCTATACATTTGTTATTAGAACTCTGCCACATCGGAtgcttaaaaaatgtttgttgaactaaAACAGTTGTCTTGAAATttatctttctcctccttttgccCTGGAATCCCTGCTGGGTAAATAATTATGAACATAGTCACTATTtaatatttccagaaaaatacTTGATTTGGGAACTTTTGACAATGAAAATGAGTTTGAGAGATTTTTGTGTAATTTGATTATTTAGTGTTAAGTTTTTCTAGTTAGTCAATTAGATAAATGTTATATCTAGTTTCTGTTAGCACTAATTATTGAGATTGTGTGGtgctattttcttttaagaactgCAGTTATCCAAATGTACAGACTAAAATGTTTCACTTAAGTTTTTCTCCTCCTTTAGTCCACCAATCGATTACTTTGATGTATTTAAAGAATCAAAAGAGCAAAATTTCTATGAGTCACAGGAATCTGTCATTGCTTTATGTACTCACCTGCAACAGTTGATAAAAACTATTGAAGACCTAGATGAAAATCAGCTGAAAGATGAGTTTTTTAAACTTCTGCAGGTAAATGTGATCATTAATCTTCTGAGTGTGttttatttaaacagaaaataaactgcTGTACAGTTAAcaaaacatgtaaatatttttctttgctataaTTGATCATTTTTTATCTCATGGTGTTAAGAGATGAAAATCCATTTAATTTCTAGAAATGGGTTTGAAATCTTTTCTGCTCTGACTGGCTATGATTTTAGTGGCAAAGAAGTTATCTGACTTTCTAGCTTCTGTCATACTTGAGAGAATACTTCATAGTAATTTGCTTAGCTTTTGTCGTGCTTGAAAGAATAATAGTAATTTCGTCTCCCAGCTGACTTGAGTGTGTGTTGGCTCTGTGGCTAATTTGTGTTTGGACCTGAGGCCTGTCGCTtaatttctctgggcctcagtttcctcctctgttaaATGAAGATAATGTATACTTTGTAATTTGATGTGAGAATTCAACTAGATTCTTGCATGTGAAGTGCTGAGCGCAGAGCCTGGGATACAGCCTGCTGTTAGCATCAGTGGGTGATAATATTTGGGTAGTCAGTTGGCCCATTAATATACTTTCATTACATTTCTTTGTTTATCTTGTATTCAGTTTAGTTTTTAATTCATGCAAACATCCTGAAATTTACAACACATTATTAGAATCAGAACTATTAGGAAACATGTGGTACGTAGCAGTATCCCCAGCCCTCACGTTTTCCAGAAAAAGTGAGGAAGACTTTCAAAAAGAAATGTTAGAAAGTGCtatgaagagaaataaagcaggaaaagtGTGTTGGGGATGTTGGGGACAGGATCAGGGCTGCCAGGGAAGGGTCcatggaggctgaggctacagacCTGAAGGCAGGGAAAGGGTAAGTCAGGTGCATGTGTGGGGAGTACATGGAGATGTGAGAAAAATTGCAAGGAAACCCTGTAGTTGCTGAGAGGTCGGAGGGTGGAAGGGACACAGAACGGcttgtattaaataaatttttactaaAAGTGAAACAAGCCATCAGAGAAACCCTCTTAGAGCAGAGTGGTAATGCTATTTGACTATTTCAAGGAATGCTTCTGAGAATAGACTGCCAGGGGCGAAGGTGGAAATGGGGAGAGTTGGTCTGAAAATAACTTGGGGAGGGAGGTTGGGGCCAAGTTGGTAGCATAAGAGGTAGTGACATCACCAGAGCCTCGATGTTCTTTGAACATAGAAGCTACAGAAATTGCTGACAGATTATAGGTGGCGACAAAGCCCTGGTGAGACTTCGAGGGCAAGCAAAGTCACAAATAAAGGCATATTTTGAgttcaaaacaaaaattgtcaggacattgttttgttttgttttgtttttgagactagaatctcgctctgtcgcccaggttggagtgcagtggcgtgatcttagctcactgcaacctccatctcctggggtcaagcaattctcctgcctcagcctcctgagtagctgggattataggcgtatgccaccacacctggctaatttttgtatttttagtagaaatggggtttcgccgtgttggccaggctggtcttgaactcctgacctcaggtgatccacccaccttggcctcccaaagtgctgagattataggcgtgagccaccttgcctggcccaggACATTGTTAACTAATaaaccttgttttttgttttttcctctcaaCTCTGCCTTATGCTTAGCcttggaattaaaaacaaaaacaaaaacaggcatgCTAGTTCTTGACTCCTAGCTAGCCCATTCTTTCAGGGAATCATCTTCTTTGAATGTGTTCTTTGTCCCATAAGTATAATAAACTGTGAAGAAGAATGAGCATGCATCTATTTTCTGTCATCTGATTTGGCCAACAACTTCTTCACACTGTCGCTGTGCTCCCAAATGAAGGGGGCCAGAGTTGCCTCCACTTGGTGTCCACAGTGAGCAGCAGGTTAACCTCTCAAGGGAAGCTTGAAAACATTCTAGTTTGCAGAGAATGTTGATCGCTTTCAGGAGTCATAGCACTCTCCCACTGTCCACACGCACATTTCTGGGGCTACTATGGCAAATGCCATTCTAGGTGCTGGGCATGTAGTggtaaaacaaaaacaggctgaTTCTCCCTGTCAAAACTTGTAATCTTGAGGGAATATAGACAATCAAGTAATTGCACAAAAAACTATGTCGTTACAAACTAACGATAGACGTTGTCTTTGGGGCGAAGACGAAGACGTTGTGAAGGGAAAGTGCAGGAGGCTAGCACAGAACCTGCTCTTAGTCGCTGAAGGCCATCGTGGACATCATTGTATGCATTTCTTCAGGAAACTTTAGAAAAGGGTGACCTTGGACGCTTTAGTTACTATTTaagccttattttttaaaaaaatttattcatttatctctttttaaaataatactattcggccgggcgtggtggctcacacctgtaatcccagcactttgggaggccgaggtaggcagatcacctgaggccaagagtttgagaccagcctagttaacatggcaaaaccccatctctactgaaaatacaaaaaattagccaggcgtggtggtgggcgcctgtaatcccagctacttgggaggctgaggcaggagaacagcttgaacctaggaggcggaggttacagttagccgagatcacgccactgcactccagcctgggcgacagagcgagattccgtttcaaaaaataaataaaaataaaaataaataatactattcgcctataatctcagtactctgggaggctaaggcgatcacatcacttgaagtcaggagttcgagatcagcctgtccaacgtggcgaaaccctatatctactaaaaatatacaaattagctgagcgtgatggcatacacttgtaatcccagctacttgggaggctgaggcaggagaactgcttgaacctggatggtggaggttacagtaagccaagatcacaccaccacactccagcttgggtgacagagggagactttatctcaaaacaaaaaaattaaaaaaacagggccaggcgtggcggctcaagcctgtaatcccagcactttgggaggctgagacgggcggatcacgaggtcaggagatcgagaccatcctggctaacacagtgaaaccccatctctactaaaaaatacaaaaaactagccgggcgaggtggcgggcgcctgtagtcccagctactcaggaggctgaggcaggagaatggcgggaacccaggaggcagagcttgcagtgagccgagatccagccactgcactccagcctgggcgacagagcaagactccgtctcaaaaaaaaaaaaaaaaaaaaaaaaaattaaaaaaacagaaaaaaaactattgGTTGGAACATGCATTCTCCTTATTATAAATTACAAATGAGGGCCTgacaaggtggctcatgcttgtaatctcagcattttgggaggccacggcaggaggattgcttgaggccaggagatagaaattagcctggtcaacatagtgagaccccatctttattaaaaaaaaaatcacaagtgagAGTAGTCTGTTTTAGCTAGTGTTTATTGAGTACTTCTATATGCCAGGTATTTGGTACATTATTTGCTTGTATTATATCAATTCTCACAATTAATTCTGTGAGGTAAGTAGTAATATCTCATTTTTCAGTTGCAGGACTTGAGCCTTAGAGGGCTTAAGTTTAATTTGTCGATGATCATAAACTGAAGATGCTGAGTTTGAACCCAGGTCGAGCCTGAAGTCCTAAACGTGTAATtttatggcttaaaaaaaaaaaaaggcctacaTACTATTTTCTACAAAACGTAATTGAGTATTAATTCAATTTAAAGTGGAATAAGATAATTGATTACAATGGGTCTTTAGTTAACATGACCTTGTTTAAAAAGTAGTGTCTTTAGATATCACcttgttcagtttttaaaattttacaaatgagagaacCAAATCCCGGAGAGGTGTCATGTCCTAAGGTTATGCAGTTAGTGAAAGAAACTGGGCAGTTCTGCAGGggctaggaggaaaaaataaacttttattttttctcttgactCTGTATTATATGGGCAACTTTGAGCCTCTCTTTACAGCAACCGATGATGTTCTAATATCTTTAAGCTGCAAAAACTTTTATTCTGAATAAATAATGTGAGTGCTAAAATAATTGAAACCAGTTTTTTTAGTCCATTACATACTGATGAATTagaaatttcagtttttatcttgTTAATACAGCATCATGTGAAACAAAGTTTGTGCATTGTTAGAGAAAGTATAGATTTGATGGGCATTTAAAGAGTTTTGTAGATATGTATTAGTTTTTTAGCAATGTTCCACCACCCTGCTACATAATGGAGTTTTGTTGTCTATTCAGCAGAAGGGtgaatattttgtactttttctttttcagatttcacTGTGGGGAAATAAGTGTGATCTGTCTCTCTCAGGTGGAGAAAGTAGTTCTCAGAAGACCGATGTACTAAATTCATTGGAAGACCTAAAACCTTTCATTTTATTGAATGATATGGAACATCTTTGGTCATTGCTTAGCAATtgcaagaaaacaagagaaaaagctTCTGTTACTAGAGTGTATATTGTTCTTGATAATTCTGGGTTTGAGCTTGTTACAGATTTAGTATTAGCCAACTTCTTGTTGTCCTCTGAACTGGCTACTGAGGTTCATTTTTATGGAAAAACAATTCCATGGTTTGTTTCTGATACTACTATACATGATTTTAATTGGTTAATTGAACAGGTAAAACATGGTAATCATAAGTGGGTGTCCAAGTGTGGGGCTGACTGGGAAGAGTATGTTGAAATGGGTAAATGGGTTTACCACGATCATATATTTTGGACTCTGCCTCATGAGTACTGTGCAATGCCTCAGGTTGCTCCCGACTTATATGCTGAACTACAGAAGgcacatttaattttattcaagGGTGATTTGAATTACAGGAAGTTGACAGGTGACAGAAAATGGGAGTTTTCTGTTCCATTTCATCAGGCTCTGAATGGCTTCCATCCCGCACCCCTCTGTACCATAAGAACATTAAAAGCTGAAATTCAGGTTGGTCTGAAGCCCGGGCAAGGGGAACAGCTCATGGCCTCTGAGCCCTGCTGGTGGACCAGTGGAAAGTATGGAGTATTTCAGTACGATGGTCCCCTTTGACTTGATTTAGGAGCTCTCAGTTGCATAGAAAGATCTGACCAGCACCTTTTCATCCCCAGAAAAGGAGCGCGTGAATTGAGTTGCCTGGCGGCTGGCTCTGTACATGCTCTGGGAAGCTTAGCTTCTCGGTGCCCATATATATGCACtggatgatttttctttttaacattttgcccCACTATACTGTTTTGGGGATAGATGGGTTAAGCAAGTTATagataattacatttatattggAGTTTTAGCAACTTTTTTTCAGGTTAAATACATCATTTCAAGTGCTTTTAATGAACTTTTTTTAATTGGCTAGGAAGCAAAAAATAAGCGAGTTCTGCTTTTAGTTAGTTAACCCTATTCTTTTCTTAAACAGTACACTGCATGGTATTTCATATTCCAGGAAGcatggaattttattttgcttgattTTGGGCTCATGAAATAATAGCTCTGTGAAAATGCACATCTTAATGACTCTCTGTAAAGAGGCATTCCTTACAACTGTGATGTTTCCTCACATAAAAGTTACCTCATAAGTTAATTCTAACTTTTAttctccttgaattttttttttttttttttgaggcggagtcttgctctgtcgcctggactggagtgtagtggccggatctcagctcactgcaagctccgcctcccgtgtttacgccattctcctgcctcagcctcccgagtagctgggactacaggcgcccgccacctcgcgcggc
Above is a genomic segment from Piliocolobus tephrosceles isolate RC106 chromosome 5, ASM277652v3, whole genome shotgun sequence containing:
- the ARMT1 gene encoding damage-control phosphatase ARMT1 isoform X1; this encodes MAVVPASLSGQDVGSFAYLTIKDRIPQILTKVIDTLHRHKSEFFEKHGEEGVEAEKKAISLLSKLRNELQTDKPIIPLVEKFVDTDIWNQYLEYQQSLLNESDGKSRWFYSPWLFVECYMYRRIHEAIIQSPPIDYFDVFKESKEQNFYESQESVIALCTHLQQLIKTIEDLDENQLKDEFFKLLQISLWGNKCDLSLSGGESSSQKTDVLNSLEDLKPFILLNDMEHLWSLLSNCKKTREKASVTRVYIVLDNSGFELVTDLVLANFLLSSELATEVHFYGKTIPWFVSDTTIHDFNWLIEQVKHGNHKWVSKCGADWEEYVEMGKWVYHDHIFWTLPHEYCAMPQVAPDLYAELQKAHLILFKGDLNYRKLTGDRKWEFSVPFHQALNGFHPAPLCTIRTLKAEIQVGLKPGQGEQLMASEPCWWTSGKYGVFQYDGPL
- the ARMT1 gene encoding damage-control phosphatase ARMT1 isoform X2, with the protein product MYRRIHEAIIQSPPIDYFDVFKESKEQNFYESQESVIALCTHLQQLIKTIEDLDENQLKDEFFKLLQISLWGNKCDLSLSGGESSSQKTDVLNSLEDLKPFILLNDMEHLWSLLSNCKKTREKASVTRVYIVLDNSGFELVTDLVLANFLLSSELATEVHFYGKTIPWFVSDTTIHDFNWLIEQVKHGNHKWVSKCGADWEEYVEMGKWVYHDHIFWTLPHEYCAMPQVAPDLYAELQKAHLILFKGDLNYRKLTGDRKWEFSVPFHQALNGFHPAPLCTIRTLKAEIQVGLKPGQGEQLMASEPCWWTSGKYGVFQYDGPL